A single genomic interval of Microbacterium hydrocarbonoxydans harbors:
- a CDS encoding ArsR/SmtB family transcription factor, whose amino-acid sequence MPGDLPHPERSEIQLTDVLFALSDPERLAIARQLADGPLDMAACHATDPNLPKSTKSHFMKVLREAGVIRNEPNGRRRMLTLRRDDLDALFPGLLESVLRS is encoded by the coding sequence ATGCCTGGCGACCTTCCGCATCCCGAGCGCTCCGAGATCCAGCTCACCGACGTGCTCTTCGCGCTCAGCGACCCCGAGCGCCTGGCCATCGCGCGCCAGCTCGCCGACGGTCCGCTCGACATGGCCGCCTGCCACGCCACCGATCCGAATCTGCCCAAGTCCACGAAGTCGCACTTCATGAAGGTGCTGCGCGAGGCGGGGGTGATCCGCAACGAGCCGAACGGACGGCGACGGATGCTCACGCTGCGGCGCGACGACCTGGATGCGCTGTTCCCCGGACTCCTGGAGTCGGTGCTGCGGTCCTAG
- the map gene encoding type I methionyl aminopeptidase, producing MIEILTTAEMDRAREAGALVGSILQTLKNRTSAGVNLLDLDRWTKAMIEDAGAQSCYVDYAPSFGRGPFGHYVCTAVNDAVLHGMPHDYPLADGDLLTLDLAVTLRGISADAAISFVVGTASPEDLAMIDATERALAAAIDAARPGARIGDLSHAIGTVLSGAGYPINLEFGGHGIGSTMHQDPHVANDGRRGRGYVLRPGLLLALEPWVMADTDVLVTDVDGWTLRSATGCRTAHTEHTIAITETGAEILTLAR from the coding sequence ATGATCGAGATCCTCACCACCGCCGAGATGGACCGAGCCCGCGAAGCCGGCGCGCTCGTCGGCAGCATCCTGCAGACGCTGAAGAACCGCACGAGCGCGGGCGTGAACCTGCTCGACCTCGACCGGTGGACGAAGGCGATGATCGAGGATGCCGGGGCGCAGTCCTGCTACGTCGACTACGCGCCGTCCTTCGGCCGCGGACCATTCGGCCACTACGTCTGCACCGCCGTCAACGACGCCGTGCTGCACGGAATGCCGCACGACTACCCGCTCGCCGACGGCGACCTGCTCACCCTCGACCTCGCCGTCACCCTCCGTGGGATCTCGGCTGACGCGGCCATCAGCTTCGTCGTGGGCACAGCCTCGCCCGAGGACCTGGCGATGATCGATGCGACCGAGCGCGCCCTGGCCGCCGCGATCGACGCCGCCCGCCCCGGGGCCCGCATCGGCGACCTCTCGCACGCGATCGGCACCGTGCTGAGCGGCGCCGGCTACCCGATCAATCTCGAGTTCGGCGGCCACGGCATCGGCTCGACCATGCATCAGGACCCGCACGTCGCGAACGACGGACGCCGCGGTCGTGGCTACGTCCTGCGGCCCGGTCTGCTGCTGGCTCTCGAACCGTGGGTGATGGCCGACACGGACGTACTCGTGACGGATGTTGACGGCTGGACCCTCCGCAGCGCCACCGGATGCCGCACCGCGCACACCGAGCACACGATCGCCATCACCGAGACGGGCGCCGAGATCCTGACGCTCGCGCGCTGA
- a CDS encoding PadR family transcriptional regulator, whose translation MNNAFPSNPFGGSGFGSGPGGPASAIFDAMDQLRKTFEQRPSGGSRMAKGDVRTAVLSLLVEKPMHGYQIINEIAERSGGSWKPSAGSVYPTLQLLADEGLIEAEEQNGRKTYSLTEAGRAVAAEHTETPAPWESQSKGESSHDNPRYTALPKAGVDLAAAAAAVGRSGSTEQVQQAVEILDEARRRLYSILAQD comes from the coding sequence ATGAACAACGCATTCCCCTCGAACCCGTTCGGCGGATCCGGCTTCGGCTCGGGCCCCGGCGGACCCGCATCCGCGATCTTCGATGCCATGGACCAGCTCCGCAAGACGTTCGAGCAGCGCCCCAGCGGCGGCTCGCGCATGGCGAAGGGCGACGTCCGCACCGCGGTGCTCTCGCTCCTCGTCGAGAAGCCGATGCACGGCTACCAGATCATCAACGAGATCGCCGAGCGCAGCGGCGGCTCGTGGAAGCCGAGCGCAGGCTCGGTCTACCCCACCCTGCAGCTGCTGGCCGATGAGGGCCTGATCGAGGCTGAGGAGCAGAACGGTCGCAAGACCTACTCGCTCACCGAGGCCGGTCGTGCCGTCGCCGCGGAACACACCGAGACCCCTGCCCCGTGGGAGTCGCAGTCGAAGGGCGAGAGCTCGCACGACAACCCCCGCTACACCGCGCTCCCGAAGGCGGGCGTCGACCTCGCGGCCGCAGCCGCGGCCGTCGGCCGCAGCGGCAGCACCGAGCAGGTGCAGCAGGCGGTCGAGATCCTCGATGAGGCCCGCCGTAGGCTGTACTCGATCCTCGCTCAGGACTGA
- a CDS encoding glycosyltransferase family 2 protein has translation MSNSAAVSPASTSVRVSVVVPVFRPGDAFDELLASLDAQTLAHDRFEVLLCDDGSGDETRVRLEEVARDRPFVRVALLPHSGWPGTPRNHGIDEANGTYIQFVDQDDWLYPGALEALCDYADANASDVIVGKEVGIGRRLPSRIFRRDVPRARLGEDPLLEMLTPHKMFRTSFLREHRIRFPDGKVRLEDHLFVMRAYFEASTISVLGSQPCYAWVKHAGSASSSRIDPESYFPHLEAVLDLVERYTEPGRLRDRLLRHWFRGKILKRLTGKKMLGYPDDYRERLLDVVGPLAQRRFGPGVDGGLSFPNRIRAALLRANRRADLLTFARFETEMTCRAVVTSARWSRGGGLYLTADVSVTRDGADALVFEPGTRILTSLPVAMDGLPTGLLEAGRELKNDQVGLVLRDKAAGLERKIASVQPRDPHTTSLAIDPLKVFGRDDESRGAKLVVTVRRAGWTFDVPLTADAATLAAAGPSPLLAGRRCTLVAGRGGAVELRREWPGGRVRDLAGRAARRLRSAARRK, from the coding sequence ATGTCGAATTCTGCTGCCGTTTCCCCTGCGTCCACCTCCGTCCGGGTGAGTGTGGTCGTTCCCGTGTTCCGTCCGGGCGATGCCTTCGACGAGCTCCTCGCGTCACTCGACGCGCAGACCCTCGCGCACGACCGGTTCGAGGTGCTGCTGTGCGATGACGGGTCCGGAGACGAGACCCGAGTGCGGCTGGAGGAGGTCGCCCGCGACCGCCCGTTCGTGCGCGTCGCGCTGCTGCCGCACTCGGGTTGGCCGGGGACGCCCCGAAACCACGGCATCGACGAGGCGAACGGCACGTACATCCAGTTCGTCGACCAGGACGACTGGCTCTACCCCGGCGCGCTCGAGGCGCTGTGCGACTACGCCGACGCGAACGCCTCCGACGTGATCGTCGGCAAGGAGGTGGGGATCGGGCGCCGGCTGCCGAGCCGCATCTTCCGCCGCGACGTCCCCAGGGCCCGGCTCGGCGAGGACCCGCTGCTGGAGATGCTCACCCCGCACAAGATGTTCCGCACGTCATTTCTGCGCGAGCACCGCATCCGCTTCCCCGACGGCAAGGTCCGCCTCGAAGACCACCTCTTCGTCATGCGGGCGTACTTCGAGGCGTCGACGATCTCGGTCCTCGGCAGCCAGCCCTGCTACGCGTGGGTCAAGCACGCCGGCAGCGCGAGCTCGTCGCGCATCGACCCTGAGTCGTACTTCCCGCACCTCGAGGCCGTGCTCGATCTGGTCGAGCGCTACACCGAGCCGGGGCGGCTGCGGGATCGCCTGCTGCGGCATTGGTTCCGCGGCAAGATCCTCAAGCGCCTCACCGGCAAGAAGATGCTCGGATACCCGGACGACTACCGCGAACGGCTGCTCGACGTTGTCGGGCCGCTCGCGCAGCGGCGGTTCGGACCGGGGGTCGACGGCGGCCTGTCGTTCCCGAACCGCATCCGCGCGGCACTGCTGCGCGCGAACCGGCGTGCGGACCTCCTGACCTTCGCCCGCTTCGAGACCGAGATGACCTGCCGTGCGGTCGTGACGTCGGCCCGCTGGTCGCGCGGCGGCGGCCTGTACCTCACGGCCGACGTGTCCGTGACGCGCGACGGTGCGGATGCCCTGGTGTTCGAGCCCGGCACGAGGATCCTCACCTCGTTGCCGGTCGCGATGGACGGCCTGCCGACCGGCCTGCTCGAAGCGGGCCGCGAACTGAAGAACGACCAGGTCGGGCTGGTGCTGCGCGACAAGGCCGCCGGTCTCGAGCGGAAGATCGCCTCGGTGCAGCCGCGCGATCCACACACGACCTCGTTGGCGATCGATCCGCTCAAGGTGTTCGGCCGTGACGACGAGTCCCGCGGTGCGAAGCTCGTCGTCACCGTGCGGCGGGCGGGCTGGACGTTCGACGTGCCCCTCACCGCGGATGCCGCCACCCTCGCCGCAGCCGGACCCTCACCCCTGCTGGCCGGGCGTCGCTGCACGCTGGTCGCCGGTCGGGGCGGTGCGGTCGAACTGCGTCGCGAGTGGCCGGGCGGTCGCGTCAGGGACCTCGCGGGTCGCGCCGCGCGACGCCTGCGGAGTGCTGCACGCCGGAAATGA
- a CDS encoding YciI family protein has product MRYTLLLHYEELDAETLGAEALEEGQAAFASYAATLHAAGVLIAAEVLQPSAVSTTVRVRDGALQVQDGPFVDTKEQLGGTVVIDVADLDAAIGFARQAPPAFWGTVEVRPGAVFTVDGVWTPNR; this is encoded by the coding sequence ATGCGCTACACACTGCTGTTGCACTACGAAGAGCTCGACGCCGAGACCCTGGGTGCCGAGGCGCTCGAAGAGGGGCAGGCCGCGTTCGCGAGCTACGCAGCCACGCTCCACGCGGCGGGAGTCCTGATCGCCGCCGAGGTCCTGCAGCCGTCAGCCGTGAGCACCACGGTGCGCGTGCGCGACGGCGCGCTGCAGGTGCAGGACGGCCCGTTCGTCGACACGAAGGAGCAGCTCGGCGGAACGGTCGTGATCGACGTCGCCGACCTGGATGCCGCGATCGGCTTCGCCCGTCAGGCGCCGCCCGCGTTCTGGGGCACCGTCGAGGTGCGTCCGGGCGCCGTTTTCACGGTCGACGGCGTCTGGACGCCGAACCGATGA
- a CDS encoding RNA polymerase sigma factor, which produces MIPEEVRVAAERAARTSYGRLVALLAARSGDLALAEDSLSGAFEEALRRWPDDGITHNPEGWLLTVARNRLRDVWKSAAARASAPLHEESARIDPLADHDPLAIGDKRLELLFVCAHPAIDPAVRAPLMLQTVLGFEAAEIARAFAVPPAAMAQRMVRAKRRIRDARIPFSIPDRRVLPERLPAVLEAVYACAALTWRGDAESMAGEAQYLAATLAGLLVDEPEAWGLAALTTLTLARRSAEFVPLDEQDPHTWDAALIAEGEAYLRRARPADAPGRFQLEAAIQAVHCDRLRTGRTDWDALRMLYAALLAVAPTLGARVASAVVVARIEGPEAGLVALPMNADDFQPYQAARAELLADAGLDPREAYARAIALADDDAVAAFLRARAASYEDGR; this is translated from the coding sequence ATGATCCCCGAGGAGGTCCGGGTCGCCGCCGAGCGTGCGGCGCGGACCTCCTACGGCCGACTCGTCGCACTGCTCGCCGCCCGGAGCGGCGACCTGGCGCTCGCGGAGGACTCCCTGTCCGGGGCTTTCGAGGAGGCGCTGCGGCGCTGGCCGGACGACGGCATCACGCACAATCCGGAAGGATGGCTGCTGACCGTGGCGAGGAACAGGCTGCGCGACGTGTGGAAGTCGGCCGCGGCGCGCGCATCCGCTCCCCTCCACGAGGAGAGCGCCCGCATCGATCCGCTCGCCGACCACGACCCGCTCGCGATCGGCGACAAGCGACTCGAGCTCCTGTTCGTCTGCGCGCACCCGGCCATCGATCCTGCCGTGCGCGCGCCGCTCATGCTGCAGACCGTGCTCGGCTTCGAGGCGGCGGAGATCGCACGGGCGTTCGCGGTGCCGCCCGCCGCGATGGCGCAGCGAATGGTGCGGGCCAAGCGGCGCATCCGGGATGCCCGCATCCCGTTCTCGATCCCCGATCGACGCGTGCTGCCCGAGCGGCTGCCGGCGGTGCTCGAGGCGGTGTACGCGTGCGCCGCGCTGACCTGGCGCGGGGATGCCGAGTCGATGGCCGGCGAGGCGCAGTATCTCGCGGCCACTCTCGCTGGGCTGCTCGTCGACGAACCGGAGGCCTGGGGACTCGCGGCCCTGACGACCCTGACCCTCGCGCGGCGCTCGGCCGAGTTCGTGCCGCTCGACGAGCAGGATCCGCACACGTGGGATGCCGCGCTGATCGCCGAGGGCGAGGCCTATCTGCGGCGAGCGCGACCGGCGGATGCACCGGGACGATTCCAGCTCGAGGCCGCGATCCAGGCGGTCCATTGCGACCGGCTCCGCACGGGGCGCACGGACTGGGACGCACTGCGGATGCTGTACGCGGCGCTCCTCGCGGTCGCGCCCACGCTCGGCGCTCGGGTGGCATCCGCCGTCGTCGTCGCCAGGATCGAGGGACCGGAGGCGGGGCTCGTGGCACTGCCGATGAATGCGGACGACTTCCAGCCGTATCAGGCGGCCAGGGCGGAACTGCTCGCGGATGCCGGACTCGACCCGAGAGAGGCGTATGCGCGCGCGATCGCCCTGGCCGATGACGACGCCGTCGCCGCCTTCCTCCGCGCCCGCGCGGCCTCGTACGAAGATGGCCGCTGA
- a CDS encoding helix-turn-helix domain-containing protein has protein sequence MVRMPLTPAEVERGERLGALLRRARGERSMLSVALDAGVSPETLRKIESGRVATPAFSTIAAIAGVLHLSLDAVWAEVEPATQMVSRAQVAS, from the coding sequence ATGGTTCGGATGCCGCTCACCCCCGCCGAGGTCGAACGCGGCGAGCGCCTCGGCGCCCTGCTGCGCCGTGCGCGCGGAGAGCGGTCGATGCTCAGCGTCGCCCTCGACGCCGGCGTCTCGCCCGAGACGCTGCGCAAGATCGAGTCCGGCCGTGTCGCGACGCCCGCGTTCTCGACGATCGCCGCGATCGCCGGAGTCCTGCACCTGTCACTCGATGCGGTGTGGGCCGAGGTCGAACCCGCCACGCAGATGGTCAGCCGGGCGCAGGTCGCCTCCTGA
- a CDS encoding SDR family NAD(P)-dependent oxidoreductase — MAHALITGSSRGIGRAIAQAFTRRGDRVVVHYGRDRQAAEQTLASLDGSGHALVGGDLGDPVEAQRVVDEAIAALGSLDILVNNAAVAPSAANEHRVDSVSYAQWQEAWSAMVAVNLLGASNVTMRVAQHLIERGSGGSIVNVGSRGAFRGEADHPAYAATKAGLQAFGQSMALTLAPHGISVTSVAPGMVATERQTAKLKGETGDSIRGQSPFGRVGTPEEVADAVAYLTSPTAAWASGTVLDLNGASYFR, encoded by the coding sequence ATGGCGCATGCGCTGATCACCGGCAGCTCGCGCGGCATCGGCCGTGCGATCGCGCAGGCGTTCACCCGACGAGGCGATCGCGTCGTCGTGCACTACGGCCGGGACCGGCAGGCCGCGGAGCAGACGCTCGCATCGCTCGACGGCTCGGGCCACGCGCTGGTCGGTGGGGACCTGGGCGATCCGGTCGAGGCGCAGCGCGTGGTCGACGAGGCCATCGCCGCCCTGGGCTCCCTCGACATCCTGGTCAACAACGCCGCCGTCGCGCCGAGTGCGGCGAACGAGCATCGCGTCGACTCGGTGTCGTATGCCCAGTGGCAGGAGGCGTGGTCGGCGATGGTCGCGGTCAACCTGCTCGGGGCGTCAAACGTCACGATGCGGGTGGCGCAGCACCTGATCGAGCGAGGATCGGGCGGATCGATCGTGAACGTCGGGTCGCGGGGCGCCTTCCGCGGCGAGGCCGATCACCCCGCCTACGCCGCGACCAAGGCGGGACTCCAGGCGTTCGGCCAGTCGATGGCGCTGACTCTCGCGCCGCACGGCATCTCAGTGACTTCGGTGGCACCCGGCATGGTGGCGACCGAGCGCCAGACCGCGAAACTCAAAGGCGAGACCGGCGACAGCATCCGCGGTCAGAGTCCGTTCGGACGCGTCGGCACACCCGAAGAGGTGGCGGATGCCGTGGCCTACCTCACCTCGCCGACCGCCGCGTGGGCGTCGGGGACCGTGCTCGATCTGAACGGCGCGTCATACTTCCGGTGA
- a CDS encoding BCCT family transporter — translation MDTPDEKTPLRNDHPKTSTAAIRQAAKASEAAQKIVRDIATVPPRGVHPALVPGVSVEETGRTYRTDPLVFGIAVALTIAFIAWGVFAGDNLSGTTAAVLGWVVEYFGFFFTTIATVILVFMLFVGFSRYGRIPLGRDDEEPEFSMFSWISMLFAAGMGIGLVFWGAAEPLTFFESPPPGTVEANTLEAMHTAQAQVLYHWGPQAWAFYALVGGAIAYGAFRRGRTPLISSIFAPLLGEGRTTGPLGRTIDIFSIIVTLFGTAASLGLGALQIGHGVEIVSGIGELGNGVLIAAIAVLTACFIASAVSGVSKGIRALSNINAVVALLLAFFVFFVGPTLLILNVIPSVAVQFLGDLPEMVARSASQGDEAQMFLSSWTIFYWAWWISWSPFVGMFIAKISRGRTLRQFVSVVIVVPAVISLIWFAIFGTTAIQQQMEGAGLTVDPPEEVLFGVLENLPFPLITSIVLILLISIFFITGADSASLVMGTLSQQGRPEPARWVAVVWGVLVGVIAAVLLVTGEEGSGLKSLQNVTIIAALPFAVIMAFMMVAFMKDLRRDPMILRDRYARMAVRHSVMAGLEEYGDDFALVPVEYDHSEDDLAWIDEADVDDSLAEVYATATEAIDIIPDADADADADAGAGAGAGAGAGAGAGAGAGAGAGAGAGADPAGLAEQPAEADTAPGAVHGDPPRTPDRPVD, via the coding sequence ATGGACACTCCGGACGAGAAGACGCCCCTGCGCAACGACCATCCGAAGACCTCCACCGCCGCGATCAGGCAGGCCGCGAAGGCCAGTGAGGCCGCCCAGAAGATCGTTCGTGACATCGCCACCGTCCCCCCGCGGGGCGTGCATCCGGCGCTGGTTCCCGGCGTCTCGGTCGAGGAGACCGGGCGCACCTACCGCACCGATCCGCTCGTCTTCGGCATCGCCGTCGCGCTGACCATCGCGTTCATCGCGTGGGGCGTTTTCGCGGGCGACAACCTCTCGGGCACCACTGCGGCCGTGCTCGGCTGGGTCGTCGAGTACTTCGGCTTCTTCTTCACGACGATCGCGACCGTCATCCTCGTCTTCATGCTGTTCGTCGGCTTCAGCCGCTACGGACGCATCCCGCTCGGACGCGACGACGAGGAGCCCGAGTTCTCGATGTTCTCGTGGATCTCGATGCTCTTCGCCGCCGGTATGGGCATCGGCCTCGTCTTCTGGGGCGCCGCCGAGCCGCTCACCTTCTTCGAGAGCCCGCCGCCCGGCACGGTCGAGGCGAACACCCTCGAGGCCATGCACACCGCGCAGGCGCAGGTGCTCTACCACTGGGGCCCGCAGGCGTGGGCGTTCTACGCACTCGTGGGTGGCGCGATCGCCTACGGCGCGTTCCGTCGCGGCCGCACCCCGCTGATCTCATCGATCTTCGCGCCGCTGCTCGGGGAGGGTCGCACCACCGGGCCGCTCGGACGCACGATCGACATCTTCTCGATCATCGTCACCCTGTTCGGCACCGCCGCATCGCTCGGGCTCGGAGCCCTGCAGATCGGCCACGGCGTCGAGATCGTCAGCGGCATCGGCGAGCTCGGCAACGGCGTGCTCATCGCCGCGATCGCCGTGCTCACCGCCTGCTTCATCGCCTCGGCCGTGTCCGGCGTCTCGAAGGGCATCCGGGCGCTGTCGAACATCAATGCGGTCGTGGCTCTGCTGCTCGCGTTCTTCGTGTTCTTCGTCGGACCGACGCTGCTCATCCTCAACGTCATCCCGTCGGTGGCCGTGCAGTTCCTCGGCGACCTGCCCGAGATGGTCGCCCGCTCCGCCTCGCAGGGCGACGAGGCGCAGATGTTCCTGTCGAGCTGGACGATCTTCTACTGGGCGTGGTGGATCTCGTGGTCTCCGTTCGTGGGCATGTTCATCGCCAAGATCTCGCGCGGCCGCACGCTGCGTCAGTTCGTCTCCGTCGTCATCGTCGTGCCCGCCGTGATCTCGTTGATCTGGTTCGCGATCTTCGGCACGACGGCGATCCAGCAGCAGATGGAGGGTGCCGGACTCACGGTGGACCCGCCGGAGGAAGTGCTCTTCGGCGTGCTCGAGAACCTTCCCTTCCCGCTGATCACGAGCATCGTGCTCATCCTGCTGATCTCGATCTTCTTCATCACCGGAGCGGATTCCGCCTCGCTCGTGATGGGCACGCTGTCGCAGCAGGGACGGCCGGAGCCGGCTCGCTGGGTCGCGGTCGTCTGGGGAGTGCTGGTCGGTGTCATCGCCGCGGTGCTCCTCGTCACCGGCGAGGAGGGCAGCGGTCTGAAGTCGCTGCAGAACGTGACGATCATCGCCGCGCTGCCGTTCGCGGTGATCATGGCGTTCATGATGGTCGCGTTCATGAAGGACCTGCGGCGGGATCCGATGATCCTGCGCGATCGCTACGCACGCATGGCCGTGCGGCACAGCGTCATGGCGGGACTCGAGGAGTACGGCGACGACTTCGCACTCGTGCCGGTCGAGTACGACCACTCCGAAGACGACCTCGCGTGGATCGATGAGGCCGATGTCGACGACAGCCTCGCCGAGGTCTACGCCACAGCCACAGAGGCGATCGACATCATCCCGGATGCGGATGCGGATGCGGATGCGGATGCGGGTGCGGGTGCTGGTGCTGGTGCGGGTGCGGGTGCTGGTGCTGGTGCTGGTGCTGGTGCTGGTGCTGGTGCGGGTGCTGGTGCTGACCCTGCGGGTCTCGCCGAGCAGCCGGCCGAGGCGGACACCGCCCCCGGTGCCGTGCACGGTGACCCGCCGCGCACTCCGGACCGCCCCGTCGACTGA
- a CDS encoding ABC1 kinase family protein, whose amino-acid sequence MTDAAAQGAHRARYRRIVSFAAREFAKIWWFELVLPKLGLSSVSERTRAPRMQRFAKRFHVLAVELGGLMIKVGQFMSSRLDVLPPEITKELEGLQDEVPPVPFTGIRAAAEAELGRPLEEAYAWFDETPVAAASLGQAHRARLSAQDAADTGLGEVVVKVQRPGIDEIVAVDLAALRRVARWAMRVRLVADRVDAPGLVEEFAQTSLEEIDYLHEAASAERFRENFADDPRVSAPEIVWERSTRKVLTLSDVTAIKINDKDALRAAGIDPSEVADVFAEVMFDQVFTHSFVHADPHPGNIFVTPVAASGAGSAGRNFRLTFIDFGMMAEVPDNLRAGLRTLLIAVAGRDSRGLVTAAQEIGVLLPSADTAELERALRALFARFGGMGFAELSTVDPREFTAFADEFGDMVRSLPLQLPENMLLLIRAVSLTSGMCSSLNPAFNVWDAAEPYAGRLLRDESGNLMQDMAQQAMETAAVTYRLPKRIDAIITRVDDGDVTFDTSALERRLDRLEGIARRIGSGVLFAAMLVGGALLVATLPPLGITLICVSALPLLHSVFGGRRSR is encoded by the coding sequence ATGACGGATGCTGCGGCGCAGGGCGCCCATCGTGCCCGATACCGCCGCATCGTGTCGTTCGCGGCGCGCGAGTTCGCGAAGATCTGGTGGTTCGAGCTCGTCCTGCCCAAGCTCGGTCTGAGCTCCGTCTCGGAGCGCACCCGCGCGCCGCGCATGCAGCGCTTCGCGAAGCGCTTCCACGTGCTGGCCGTCGAACTCGGCGGACTCATGATCAAGGTCGGGCAGTTCATGTCGTCGCGCCTCGACGTGCTGCCGCCCGAGATCACGAAGGAGCTCGAGGGGCTGCAGGACGAGGTGCCGCCCGTGCCGTTCACCGGCATCCGAGCTGCGGCCGAGGCTGAGCTCGGCCGTCCGCTCGAAGAGGCCTACGCGTGGTTCGACGAGACGCCGGTCGCCGCCGCATCCCTCGGTCAGGCGCACCGAGCGCGCCTCTCCGCTCAGGATGCCGCTGACACCGGCCTCGGCGAGGTCGTCGTCAAGGTGCAGCGTCCCGGCATCGACGAGATCGTCGCGGTTGACCTGGCGGCGTTGCGCCGCGTCGCCCGCTGGGCGATGCGCGTGCGACTGGTCGCCGACCGGGTCGATGCGCCGGGGCTCGTGGAGGAGTTCGCGCAGACCAGCCTCGAGGAGATCGACTACCTGCACGAGGCGGCCAGCGCCGAGCGCTTCCGCGAGAACTTCGCCGACGACCCGCGCGTCAGCGCCCCCGAGATCGTCTGGGAGCGGTCGACCCGCAAGGTGCTGACGCTCTCGGATGTCACCGCGATCAAGATCAACGACAAGGATGCTCTGCGGGCAGCGGGCATCGATCCCTCCGAGGTCGCCGACGTGTTCGCCGAGGTCATGTTCGACCAGGTCTTCACGCACAGCTTCGTGCACGCCGACCCGCACCCCGGCAACATCTTCGTGACGCCGGTCGCGGCATCCGGCGCCGGAAGTGCCGGGCGGAACTTCCGCCTCACGTTCATCGACTTCGGGATGATGGCCGAGGTGCCCGACAACCTGCGTGCGGGTCTGCGCACCCTGCTCATCGCGGTGGCCGGTCGCGACAGCCGCGGGCTCGTCACCGCGGCGCAGGAGATCGGCGTGCTGCTGCCGTCCGCCGACACCGCCGAGTTGGAGCGCGCGCTCCGGGCGCTGTTCGCCCGCTTCGGTGGCATGGGCTTCGCCGAGCTGAGCACGGTCGATCCGCGGGAATTCACGGCGTTCGCCGACGAGTTCGGCGACATGGTGCGCTCGCTCCCGCTGCAGCTGCCCGAGAACATGCTGCTGCTGATCAGGGCGGTGTCGCTGACCTCCGGGATGTGCTCGAGCCTCAACCCCGCCTTCAACGTCTGGGATGCCGCCGAGCCCTACGCCGGGCGACTGCTGCGCGACGAGTCAGGCAACCTCATGCAGGACATGGCGCAGCAGGCCATGGAGACCGCCGCCGTCACCTACCGCCTCCCGAAGCGGATCGACGCGATCATCACCAGGGTCGACGACGGTGACGTCACATTCGACACCTCGGCCCTCGAGCGTCGGCTCGACCGGCTCGAGGGCATCGCCCGGCGGATCGGATCCGGCGTGCTGTTCGCCGCGATGCTGGTCGGGGGCGCGCTGCTCGTGGCCACTCTGCCGCCGCTCGGCATCACCCTGATCTGCGTCTCGGCGCTGCCGCTTCTGCACTCGGTCTTCGGCGGGCGTCGCTCGCGCTGA